One window from the genome of Synechococcus sp. PROS-7-1 encodes:
- a CDS encoding iron-containing alcohol dehydrogenase family protein, with protein sequence MSTTDNSCLISHHSIAPARVIRGSGAWLDALPRIRELGFRPLLLGRSPATQPLRDALKANLVSAGLEVTPTCLNHDCCEEDLRRLEAEFTLHRSDSVIAAGGGKVLDAGKLLADRLDLPCITVPLSASTCAGWTALSNLYSPEGAFLGDQALKRCPDLLVFDHDLLRQAPPRTLASGIADALAKWYEASVSSGASHDGLIQQAVQMARVLRDQLLIDSVDAMQSPGGDAWVRVIEACGLTAGLIGGLGGARCRTVAAHAVHNGLTQLQACHGSLHGEKVGFGVLVQLRLEERLGGNRLAEQAHRQLLPLLSQLGLPVSLDDLGLSNASLSELQQVCEFACREGSDLHHLPFSVTPGALLEALVGAAEPSVRRP encoded by the coding sequence ATGTCCACAACAGACAACAGCTGTTTGATCTCTCATCACTCCATCGCACCGGCCCGCGTGATTCGCGGTTCCGGTGCATGGCTCGACGCACTTCCTCGGATTCGTGAGCTTGGCTTCAGACCGCTTCTCTTGGGTCGAAGCCCCGCTACCCAACCACTACGCGACGCCCTCAAGGCCAACCTTGTGTCAGCCGGACTTGAGGTCACACCAACCTGCCTGAATCACGACTGCTGCGAAGAGGATTTGCGCCGTCTCGAAGCAGAGTTCACACTTCACCGCAGTGATTCTGTGATCGCCGCAGGCGGAGGCAAGGTGCTTGATGCGGGCAAACTCCTGGCCGATCGTCTTGATCTGCCTTGCATCACCGTTCCCTTGAGTGCTTCAACCTGTGCCGGCTGGACGGCGCTCTCCAATCTGTACAGCCCTGAAGGCGCCTTTCTCGGCGATCAGGCCTTGAAACGCTGTCCTGATCTTCTGGTGTTCGACCACGATCTTCTTCGCCAGGCACCACCCCGCACTCTCGCCAGTGGCATCGCTGATGCTCTTGCCAAGTGGTACGAAGCCTCTGTCAGCAGCGGCGCAAGTCACGATGGCCTGATTCAGCAAGCTGTCCAAATGGCGCGGGTCCTGCGGGATCAGCTCCTGATCGACAGTGTGGATGCCATGCAGTCCCCCGGCGGAGATGCCTGGGTGCGGGTGATTGAAGCCTGCGGACTGACAGCCGGCCTGATCGGAGGGCTGGGGGGAGCACGGTGCCGCACGGTTGCGGCCCATGCTGTCCATAACGGGCTTACCCAACTCCAGGCTTGCCACGGATCCCTCCACGGCGAAAAAGTGGGCTTCGGAGTGCTGGTTCAGTTGCGACTCGAAGAACGCTTGGGCGGCAATCGCTTGGCAGAACAGGCCCATCGCCAGCTGTTACCCCTGCTCAGCCAACTCGGACTACCGGTGAGCCTCGACGATCTCGGTCTCTCCAATGCCAGCTTGAGTGAGCTTCAGCAGGTTTGCGAGTTTGCCTGCCGTGAAGGATCAGACCTTCACCATCTCCCCTTCTCTGTGACGCCAGGAGCGCTTCTGGAAGCACTTGTGGGAGCAGCCGAACCCAGCGTTCGACGCCCTTGA
- a CDS encoding alpha/beta fold hydrolase — MKTELEAIRSNLLDPQAVALLDQLQWWDLPELGIDSPFPVAVLGQGQPLLLLHGFDSSFLEYRRLAPLLCSRFQLFIPDLFGFGFSPRPRAAHYGREAVLLHLERVLQRIPGNRAIGVVGASMGGAVAVEIARRQPDRINTLLLLAPAGLTGRPMPVPPLLDRLGAWFLSRPGVRRGLCRQAFADPDRDVGPAEEQIASLHLQSPGWNEALAAFARSGGFSGSGHPLPQQPMHVLWGNNDRILRAAQKKALSALLEHPVEGLDACGHLPHIDRPQDVSERCNTVFLPG, encoded by the coding sequence TTGAAAACCGAACTCGAGGCCATCCGCTCCAACCTGTTGGACCCCCAGGCCGTTGCGCTGCTCGACCAGCTGCAATGGTGGGACCTCCCTGAACTGGGCATCGATTCTCCTTTTCCTGTGGCTGTTCTCGGCCAAGGGCAGCCCCTCTTGTTGCTCCATGGATTCGATAGCAGTTTTCTGGAGTACAGACGGCTCGCACCACTGCTTTGCAGTCGGTTCCAGTTGTTCATCCCCGACTTGTTCGGTTTCGGTTTCAGCCCAAGACCACGCGCGGCTCACTACGGCAGAGAAGCGGTTCTGCTCCATCTGGAGCGTGTTCTTCAACGGATACCCGGCAACCGTGCGATTGGTGTCGTCGGCGCATCGATGGGCGGGGCTGTTGCGGTGGAAATCGCCCGTCGCCAGCCAGATCGGATCAACACACTGCTCCTGCTGGCTCCGGCTGGACTGACCGGGCGTCCCATGCCCGTCCCCCCCCTACTGGATCGACTCGGTGCCTGGTTTCTCAGCCGCCCGGGGGTGCGCCGTGGTCTTTGCCGACAGGCGTTTGCCGATCCAGACCGTGATGTCGGTCCTGCGGAAGAGCAAATTGCGTCTCTCCATCTTCAAAGTCCAGGCTGGAACGAAGCGCTGGCGGCCTTCGCCCGCAGCGGTGGCTTCTCAGGCAGTGGTCACCCGCTCCCGCAACAGCCCATGCATGTGCTTTGGGGAAACAACGACAGGATTCTCAGGGCGGCACAAAAAAAAGCTTTAAGCGCCCTGCTGGAGCATCCGGTGGAAGGCCTCGACGCCTGTGGTCATCTGCCGCACATTGATCGACCTCAAGACGTCTCGGAACGATGCAACACTGTGTTCCTGCCTGGTTGA
- a CDS encoding DUF2993 domain-containing protein yields the protein MSSPSSGPVLQLLASGLQRWIRSQCDSVEDLNLSLQGSAFALLKGRLKGVTLQAKRVQFQQLPLVRADLQSSELKASLRPGQPNQPVQLEEPFLISGEVVLSGVELNQALASDRWRWLGDLLSEQLMGLTPLRSLSIDNDILKLTAEVITGKDPVHRSFRLNAEQGTIRVDHCDAEGGMLIPMDPAIQIKEARLQAGQLLLKGTASVQP from the coding sequence ATGTCCAGCCCCAGTTCAGGCCCGGTTTTACAGCTGCTGGCCAGCGGTCTGCAGCGATGGATCCGCTCTCAATGCGACTCCGTTGAGGACTTGAATCTCTCACTGCAAGGATCCGCCTTCGCGTTGCTAAAAGGCCGCCTCAAGGGTGTGACATTGCAGGCCAAACGTGTTCAGTTCCAGCAACTGCCTCTGGTCAGGGCAGACCTTCAATCGAGCGAGCTGAAGGCTTCGCTGCGGCCTGGTCAGCCCAATCAACCGGTGCAATTGGAAGAACCCTTCTTGATCTCAGGAGAAGTGGTGCTCTCGGGTGTCGAACTCAACCAAGCCCTCGCTAGTGATCGCTGGCGCTGGTTGGGCGACCTGCTTTCAGAACAGTTGATGGGACTGACGCCGTTGCGATCCCTCTCGATTGACAACGACATCCTCAAGCTGACGGCTGAGGTCATCACTGGGAAAGATCCCGTCCATCGCAGTTTCCGCCTCAACGCCGAACAGGGAACGATCCGCGTTGATCACTGTGACGCTGAAGGAGGCATGCTGATTCCCATGGACCCTGCGATCCAGATCAAGGAAGCCCGTCTCCAAGCCGGTCAGCTCCTCCTGAAGGGAACGGCCAGCGTTCAGCCTTAG